In the Malania oleifera isolate guangnan ecotype guangnan chromosome 1, ASM2987363v1, whole genome shotgun sequence genome, one interval contains:
- the LOC131162065 gene encoding transcription repressor OFP8-like, giving the protein MSTGGRKFRLSNVSVSLGCRCRRSKLSDIFQPKPKSKNPSLQNPHLYRSSSSSWYKSSLSTDDEDDTTPADGDGGGGGAARSLKSDSWSQCSDAEPYGKAGSRAVKGFGRVGGESLAVEKESDDPYLDFRQSMLQMILEKEIYSKEDLRELLNCFLQLNSPYYHGIIVRAFTEIWNGVFSARSSSPTPRPKQNSLRRSREF; this is encoded by the coding sequence atgTCCACCGGCGGGAGGAAGTTCCGCCTGAGCAATGTCAGCGTCAGCTTAGGCTGCCGCTGCCGGAGGTCGAAACTCTCCGACATATTTCAACCAAAGCCGAAATCCAAAAACCCTAGTCTCCAAAACCCCCATCTCTACCGTTCTTCCTCCAGCTCCTGGTACAAGAGCAGTCTCTCCACCGACGACGAGGACGACACCACCCCAGCCGACGGCGACGGGGGCGGCGGCGGCGCCGCGCGCTCTCTGAAATCCGATTCCTGGTCGCAGTGTTCGGACGCCGAGCCCTATGGGAAGGCGGGGTCCAGGGCCGTGAAGGGCTTCGGCAGGGTCGGCGGCGAGAGCCTGGCCGTCGAGAAGGAATCCGACGACCCCTACCTGGATTTCCGGCAGTCGATGCTGCAGATGATTCTGGAGAAGGAAATCTACTCGAAGGAGGATCTGCGGGAGCTTCTGAATTGCTTCTTGCAGCTGAACTCTCCGTACTACCATGGAATCATCGTTCGAGCTTTCACGGAGATCTGGAATGGGGTGTTCTCGGCGAGGTCGTCTTCTCCGACTCCAAGACCGAAACAGAATTCCCTGCGCAGGTCACGTGAGTTCTAA